Proteins from a single region of Sebastes umbrosus isolate fSebUmb1 chromosome 8, fSebUmb1.pri, whole genome shotgun sequence:
- the LOC119493428 gene encoding rabphilin-3A-like isoform X2, translating into MTDTVMSSGSDRWQSNDRQRTVHAGGNWNTQPGPGPGPDLTDEEKEIINSVIARAEKMEAMEQERIGRLINRLDDMKKTVCGDGQSRCLLCGEQLGSPGVSSVVCEDCKKNMCTKCGTQCSSRPRAVWLCKICREQREVWKRSGAWFFKGFPKHFLPSPMPLSKAQEAAAETEGPPAAEPRQGVTQPPPSAPEPQGRGGYPPVAPKPSVGRMAAGGAGPEEAGQGSPVVMKKMVPVQSSRPQPAASAPMAQQGPVAGDGGVYSSGAVPPEQRAPPAAREERRQPAAYGAPPARQQPPPAEEEEEANDYDSDEATTLGSLEFSLHYEQESNSLHCSIIKAKGLKPMDSNGLADPYVKLHLLPGASKSNKLRTKTLRNTRNPAWNENLTYHGLTEDDMQRKTLRVSVCDEDKFGHNEFIGETRVALKKLKMNQKRNFNVCLERVVPTKRTATAGGARGIALYEDEPGKEGGDVEERGRILISLMYSTQQNRLLVGVVRCVHLAAMDANGYSDPYVKICLKPDMGKKAKCKTQIKKRTLNPEFNEEFGYEIKHSELAKKVLDISVWDYDIGKSNDYIGGCQLGISAKGERLKHWYECLKNKDKRIERWHTLYNETPVTSD; encoded by the exons ATGACGGACACGGTGATGAGCAGCGGCTCGGATCGCTGGCAGTCCAACGACAGGCAGAGGACCGTACATGCTGG GGGCAACTGGAACACGCAGCCGGGCCCTGGTCCTGGTCCAGACCTGACAGATGAAGAGAAAGAGATCATAAACAGTGTGATCGCTCGTGCTGAGAAAATGGAGGCCATGGAGCAGGAGAGAATTGG GCGCTTGATAAACCGCCTGGACGACATGAAGAAGACCGTGTGCGGGGATGGACAGTCCCGCTGTTTGCTGTGTGGAGAGCAGCTGGGTTCACCCGGGGTCAGCTCAGTGGTGTGTGAGGACTGCAAAAAG AACATGTGTACCAAGTGCGGTACACAGTGTAGCAGTCGGCCACGCGCCGTGTGGCTATGCAAGATCTGCAGAGAACAACGAGAG GTGTGGAAGAGGTCTGGTGCCTGGTTCTTCAAAGGTTTTCCGAAGCATTTCCTGCCATCGCCCATGCCTTTATCTAAAGcccaggaggcagcagcagagacCGAGGGGCCGCCAGCCGCTGAGCCCAGGCAGGGTGTAACCCAGCCACCGCCATCAG CACCAGAGCCACAGGGCCGTGGTGGTTACCCACCTGTTGCCCCTAAACCATCAGTTGGGCGCATGGCCGCAGGAGGGGCTGGTCCTGAGGAGGCGGGGCAGGGCAGCCCAGTGGTGATGAAGAAGATGGTGCCCGTTCAGAGCTCCAGACCACAGCCTGCTGCATCGGCCCCCATGGCCCAGCAGG GTCCAGTGGCAGGAGATGGAGGGGTTTACTCCTCCGGTGCTGTTCCCCCAGAGCAGCGAGCGCCTCCTGCagcgagagaggagaggaggcagcCCGCCGCCTACGGCGCTCCTCCCGCCCGACAGCAACCTCCCccagctgaggaggaggaggaagccaACGACTATGACTCTGATGAAGCCA CCACCCTGGGCTCTCTGGAGTTCAGTCTGCACTATGAACAGGAAAGCAACAGCCTCCACTGTAGCATCATCAAAGCAAAG GGACTGAAGCCCATGGACTCAAACGGACTGGCAGATCCTTATGTCAAACTTCATCTGCTGCCTGGGGCTAGTAAG TCTAACAAGCTGCGCACAAAGACCTTGAGAAACACCCGTAACCCTGCATGGAATGAGAATCTCACCTATCATGGCCTCACAGAGGATGACATGCAGCGTAAGACCCTCAG GGTGTCTGTCTGTGATGAAGACAAGTTTGGGCATAATGAGTTTATCGGGGAAACCCGAGTGGCGCTGAAGAAACTGAAGATGAACCAGAAGAGAAACTTCAACGTGTGTCTCGAGAGAGTCGTCCCC ACAAAGAGAACTGCAACAGCCGGGGGAGCCAGAGGCATCGCTCTCTACGAAGATGAG CCGGGGAAAGAAGGCGGAGATGTGGAGGAGCGTGGCCGGATTCTGATCTCCCTCATGTACAGCACCCAGCAGAACCGTCTCCTCGTGGGTGTCGTGCGCTGCGTTCACCTGGCCGCAATGGACGCTAATGGCTACTCCGACCCGTATGTCAAAAT ATGCCTGAAACCTGACATGGGGAAGAAAGCCAAGTGCAAAACACAAATCAAGAAGAGGACTTTAAACCCAGAGTTTAATGAG GAATTCGGCTATGAGATCAAACACAGCGAACTGGCCAAGAAGGTTTTAGATATCTCCGTGTGGGATTATGATATTGGGAAGTCCAACGACTACATTG GCGGCTGTCAGCTGGGTATCTCTGCCAAAGGAGAGCGGCTGAAGCACTGGTACGAGTGTCTGAAGAACAAGGACAAGAGGATCGAGCGCTGGCACACCTTGTATAACGAGACTCCAGTCACTAGTGATTAA
- the LOC119493428 gene encoding rabphilin-3A-like isoform X1 has product MTDTVMSSGSDRWQSNDRQRTVHAGDNEQGNWNTQPGPGPGPDLTDEEKEIINSVIARAEKMEAMEQERIGRLINRLDDMKKTVCGDGQSRCLLCGEQLGSPGVSSVVCEDCKKNMCTKCGTQCSSRPRAVWLCKICREQREVWKRSGAWFFKGFPKHFLPSPMPLSKAQEAAAETEGPPAAEPRQGVTQPPPSAPEPQGRGGYPPVAPKPSVGRMAAGGAGPEEAGQGSPVVMKKMVPVQSSRPQPAASAPMAQQGPVAGDGGVYSSGAVPPEQRAPPAAREERRQPAAYGAPPARQQPPPAEEEEEANDYDSDEATTLGSLEFSLHYEQESNSLHCSIIKAKGLKPMDSNGLADPYVKLHLLPGASKSNKLRTKTLRNTRNPAWNENLTYHGLTEDDMQRKTLRVSVCDEDKFGHNEFIGETRVALKKLKMNQKRNFNVCLERVVPTKRTATAGGARGIALYEDEPGKEGGDVEERGRILISLMYSTQQNRLLVGVVRCVHLAAMDANGYSDPYVKICLKPDMGKKAKCKTQIKKRTLNPEFNEEFGYEIKHSELAKKVLDISVWDYDIGKSNDYIGGCQLGISAKGERLKHWYECLKNKDKRIERWHTLYNETPVTSD; this is encoded by the exons ATGACGGACACGGTGATGAGCAGCGGCTCGGATCGCTGGCAGTCCAACGACAGGCAGAGGACCGTACATGCTGG TGATAACGAGCA GGGCAACTGGAACACGCAGCCGGGCCCTGGTCCTGGTCCAGACCTGACAGATGAAGAGAAAGAGATCATAAACAGTGTGATCGCTCGTGCTGAGAAAATGGAGGCCATGGAGCAGGAGAGAATTGG GCGCTTGATAAACCGCCTGGACGACATGAAGAAGACCGTGTGCGGGGATGGACAGTCCCGCTGTTTGCTGTGTGGAGAGCAGCTGGGTTCACCCGGGGTCAGCTCAGTGGTGTGTGAGGACTGCAAAAAG AACATGTGTACCAAGTGCGGTACACAGTGTAGCAGTCGGCCACGCGCCGTGTGGCTATGCAAGATCTGCAGAGAACAACGAGAG GTGTGGAAGAGGTCTGGTGCCTGGTTCTTCAAAGGTTTTCCGAAGCATTTCCTGCCATCGCCCATGCCTTTATCTAAAGcccaggaggcagcagcagagacCGAGGGGCCGCCAGCCGCTGAGCCCAGGCAGGGTGTAACCCAGCCACCGCCATCAG CACCAGAGCCACAGGGCCGTGGTGGTTACCCACCTGTTGCCCCTAAACCATCAGTTGGGCGCATGGCCGCAGGAGGGGCTGGTCCTGAGGAGGCGGGGCAGGGCAGCCCAGTGGTGATGAAGAAGATGGTGCCCGTTCAGAGCTCCAGACCACAGCCTGCTGCATCGGCCCCCATGGCCCAGCAGG GTCCAGTGGCAGGAGATGGAGGGGTTTACTCCTCCGGTGCTGTTCCCCCAGAGCAGCGAGCGCCTCCTGCagcgagagaggagaggaggcagcCCGCCGCCTACGGCGCTCCTCCCGCCCGACAGCAACCTCCCccagctgaggaggaggaggaagccaACGACTATGACTCTGATGAAGCCA CCACCCTGGGCTCTCTGGAGTTCAGTCTGCACTATGAACAGGAAAGCAACAGCCTCCACTGTAGCATCATCAAAGCAAAG GGACTGAAGCCCATGGACTCAAACGGACTGGCAGATCCTTATGTCAAACTTCATCTGCTGCCTGGGGCTAGTAAG TCTAACAAGCTGCGCACAAAGACCTTGAGAAACACCCGTAACCCTGCATGGAATGAGAATCTCACCTATCATGGCCTCACAGAGGATGACATGCAGCGTAAGACCCTCAG GGTGTCTGTCTGTGATGAAGACAAGTTTGGGCATAATGAGTTTATCGGGGAAACCCGAGTGGCGCTGAAGAAACTGAAGATGAACCAGAAGAGAAACTTCAACGTGTGTCTCGAGAGAGTCGTCCCC ACAAAGAGAACTGCAACAGCCGGGGGAGCCAGAGGCATCGCTCTCTACGAAGATGAG CCGGGGAAAGAAGGCGGAGATGTGGAGGAGCGTGGCCGGATTCTGATCTCCCTCATGTACAGCACCCAGCAGAACCGTCTCCTCGTGGGTGTCGTGCGCTGCGTTCACCTGGCCGCAATGGACGCTAATGGCTACTCCGACCCGTATGTCAAAAT ATGCCTGAAACCTGACATGGGGAAGAAAGCCAAGTGCAAAACACAAATCAAGAAGAGGACTTTAAACCCAGAGTTTAATGAG GAATTCGGCTATGAGATCAAACACAGCGAACTGGCCAAGAAGGTTTTAGATATCTCCGTGTGGGATTATGATATTGGGAAGTCCAACGACTACATTG GCGGCTGTCAGCTGGGTATCTCTGCCAAAGGAGAGCGGCTGAAGCACTGGTACGAGTGTCTGAAGAACAAGGACAAGAGGATCGAGCGCTGGCACACCTTGTATAACGAGACTCCAGTCACTAGTGATTAA